The following proteins are co-located in the Triticum aestivum cultivar Chinese Spring chromosome 1A, IWGSC CS RefSeq v2.1, whole genome shotgun sequence genome:
- the LOC123050932 gene encoding putative E3 ubiquitin-protein ligase RING1a isoform X1: MIKRRYFRQDHGDNSASSSSSSSGSDSDRDPAEEEVSEEEVEGEQEKEEEDDDEEAEVESGEEQEKEVDEQAEDEGSGYQSEDSSGHHVDSPCAGLLSDENSSLVYEQYQAIRLPAKKASSGDADSAEGAVNKDDTVEVDFNNYILKCKSVYKCKLCPRIMCLSEEMVRVHLESKRHARSKKLLGEGRLKMVLNSDGELEEEAETHAERHARTIALAQQVQKPKKDSGRQRQNRRRQKRSQNRLKDKDQRHSSGKEGARPNNGTADKKMPNVETAAKKMPNLETAAKKRRKTEK; this comes from the exons ATGATCAAGAGGCGCTACTTCAGGCAAGACCACGGCGACAATagcgcctcctcgtcctcctcctcttcgggTTCTGATTCGGACCGCGACCCCGCGGAAGAAGAGGTCTCGGAGGAGGAAGTAGAAGGGgagcaagaaaaagaagaagaagatgatgatgaagaagcggaGGTGGAGTCGGGGGAAGAACAGGAAAAGGAAGTAGATGAGCAGGCCGAAGATGAGG GTTCAGGATACCAAAGTGAGGACAGCTCTGGACATCATGTTGATAGTCCTTGTGCAG GTTTACTTTCAGATGAGAACAGCAGTCTGGTGTATGAACAATACCAAGCAATCAGGTTGCCTGCTAAGAAAGCATCAAGTGGTGATGCTGATTCTGCCGAAGGTGCTGTTAACAAGGATGACACTGTTGAGGTCGATTTCAATAACTACATTCTGAAGTGCAAATCTGTGTATAAGTGCAAGCTTTGTCCCAGAATCATGTGCTTAAGTGAGGAGATGGTCAGGGTACATCTTGAATCAAAG AGACATGCTCGATCAAAGAAACTACTGGGAGAAGGTAGGCTTAAGATGGTGCTCAACAGTGATGGTGAGCTGGAGGAAGAGGCAGAGACACATGCTGAACGACATGCCCGAACTATAGCTCTTGCTCAG CAAGTACAAAAGCCCAAGAAGGATTCAGGCAGGCAGCGACAAAATCGGAGAAGACAGAAG AGGTCGCAGAATCGTCTCAAGGACAAAGATCAGAGACACAGCTCTGGAAAGGAAGGTGCAAGGCCGAACAATGGAACTGCTGATAAGAAAATGCCGAATGTTGAAACTGCTGCTAAGAAAATGCCGAATCTTGAAACTGCTGCTAAGAAAAGGCGCAAGACTGAAAAATAA
- the LOC123050932 gene encoding myelin transcription factor 1 isoform X2, with amino-acid sequence MIKRRYFRQDHGDNSASSSSSSSGSDSDRDPAEEEVSEEEVEGEQEKEEEDDDEEAEVESGEEQEKEVDEQAEDEGSGYQSEDSSGHHVDSPCADENSSLVYEQYQAIRLPAKKASSGDADSAEGAVNKDDTVEVDFNNYILKCKSVYKCKLCPRIMCLSEEMVRVHLESKRHARSKKLLGEGRLKMVLNSDGELEEEAETHAERHARTIALAQQVQKPKKDSGRQRQNRRRQKRSQNRLKDKDQRHSSGKEGARPNNGTADKKMPNVETAAKKMPNLETAAKKRRKTEK; translated from the exons ATGATCAAGAGGCGCTACTTCAGGCAAGACCACGGCGACAATagcgcctcctcgtcctcctcctcttcgggTTCTGATTCGGACCGCGACCCCGCGGAAGAAGAGGTCTCGGAGGAGGAAGTAGAAGGGgagcaagaaaaagaagaagaagatgatgatgaagaagcggaGGTGGAGTCGGGGGAAGAACAGGAAAAGGAAGTAGATGAGCAGGCCGAAGATGAGG GTTCAGGATACCAAAGTGAGGACAGCTCTGGACATCATGTTGATAGTCCTTGTGCAG ATGAGAACAGCAGTCTGGTGTATGAACAATACCAAGCAATCAGGTTGCCTGCTAAGAAAGCATCAAGTGGTGATGCTGATTCTGCCGAAGGTGCTGTTAACAAGGATGACACTGTTGAGGTCGATTTCAATAACTACATTCTGAAGTGCAAATCTGTGTATAAGTGCAAGCTTTGTCCCAGAATCATGTGCTTAAGTGAGGAGATGGTCAGGGTACATCTTGAATCAAAG AGACATGCTCGATCAAAGAAACTACTGGGAGAAGGTAGGCTTAAGATGGTGCTCAACAGTGATGGTGAGCTGGAGGAAGAGGCAGAGACACATGCTGAACGACATGCCCGAACTATAGCTCTTGCTCAG CAAGTACAAAAGCCCAAGAAGGATTCAGGCAGGCAGCGACAAAATCGGAGAAGACAGAAG AGGTCGCAGAATCGTCTCAAGGACAAAGATCAGAGACACAGCTCTGGAAAGGAAGGTGCAAGGCCGAACAATGGAACTGCTGATAAGAAAATGCCGAATGTTGAAACTGCTGCTAAGAAAATGCCGAATCTTGAAACTGCTGCTAAGAAAAGGCGCAAGACTGAAAAATAA